A genomic stretch from Flavobacterium sp. KS-LB2 includes:
- a CDS encoding DUF3467 domain-containing protein, translated as MSNSNQQQEQINIELDEKIAEGIYSNLAIINHSSSEFVLDFVSIMPGIPKAKVKSRIVLTPQHAKRLLKAIGENIHRFEVANGEIKDTEQAPIPLNFGPAGQA; from the coding sequence ATGAGTAATTCTAATCAACAACAAGAGCAAATTAATATTGAGCTAGATGAAAAAATTGCTGAAGGAATTTATTCCAACTTGGCAATAATAAATCACTCTTCATCAGAGTTTGTTTTAGATTTTGTAAGCATCATGCCTGGTATTCCTAAAGCTAAGGTGAAATCAAGAATCGTCTTGACGCCACAACATGCTAAAAGATTGTTGAAAGCAATTGGAGAAAATATTCACCGTTTTGAAGTCGCTAATGGCGAAATAAAAGACACTGAACAAGCACCCATACCGCTTAATTTTGGTCCAGCAGGACAAGCATAA